GGAAAGTTGTGGATAGTTTTCGCCTTTAGCGGTGCGGAATTTCTGAATTAATGTAAAAATATAACGGTGATCTTCTTGTAACAGTTGTTTTAAATGTTCCGCACTTTTCGCCCTGACTTCTTTTTCGGGTTCGGTAACTGCGCCTGTTTTGGCGAAATTTTTATAAATTTGGTTGTCTAAATCATCTCTATCAGTGATCACAACAAACGTCCAATTACCCGTAATTTGGCGATGAACTTTTTGGGAGAAAAATTGCATGGAGAAGCTTTTTCCGCTTCCTTGGGTATGCCAAAATACCCCTAAACGTCCTTGATTTTCACGAATTTGTTTAACGGCTTCTATGGCATTATTAACACCGAGATATTGATGATTTTTGGCGACAAGTTTAACAATTTGCCCTTTTTCTTCACTAAATAAGGTAAAGTTTTCGATAATATCTAATAATTTAGGTTTCTCACAGGTTCCCCGAATCATAGTATCAAGAGAAATTATCCCTTCTTCCCCTTCTGAGTTGATTTTTTTCCATTCGGCGAAGTGTTCCCAATGGGCGGTAACGCTACCAATACGGCTTTCTGACCCATTGGAAAGGATAACAATTCCGTTATACCAGAACAGTTGAGGAATGGTGTTTCTATAATCGCATAAGTTATTCTGATAAGCTAAATCTAAGCGTTTATAATGGGCTTTTAATTCAATAAATAATAGGGGAATTCCGTTTATAAAACCAATTAAATCAGCGCGGCGAGTGTACATTTCCCCCGATACCCAGAATTCAGAGGCGAGGAAAAAGTTGTTTTCCGTTGGGGTTTTCCAGTTAATAATTTGGACGTTTTCGGTAATTTCTTCGTTGTCGGTGTTGCGGTAGGTGACGTTTACGCCATCTTTGAGGAGTTTATAAATTTCGCGGTTAGCGTTAGCAAGGCTTAAGGCGTTTCTATCACGAATGAGTTCTTCTATGGCGAGGTTAATAACTTCGGTTGATAGGGTTGGGTTGAGTTTTTCTAAGGCGGGGCGGAGTTTGGAAATTAGCACAACTTCGGTTTTGGTTTCTCGTCCTAATGTGCTGTTATTGCCGATTTTTTCATGGTAGCAATTGGCGGTGGTATAGCCGAGTTGTTCAAAAAGTTTAATGGTTTCGAGTTCTAGGGCGGTTTCTGAGTCTGGGTTAAGCATGGGAATTTTAGGGGTTATAGCAATCTGCGTGTTCGAGGGGGAAATTGTAATATTTTAGGGTAAGGGTGGTGTCCAAAGTCCGTCAACTTAACCCACGTTAGCCCTGAACTCAAGTTCGGGCTAATAGCGATCGGCATCTAAAGATGACTAAAACTGTTCTTTATTAACCCGTTTTAACGGGTTTTAGCTTTTAGCCTGAAATTTATTTCAAGGCTTTTGAGGTTAAGTTAACGGACTTTGCGTCCTTCCCAAACCTCTTGGTTTTTTTGATGTTTCTCTGACTTTGATATTATTCAAATAGCTAATTTTGCAAGGGTGGGTTATGGATGGAGTTTGTTGGTGGAATTGATCTATATTATATGAGGTTAGGCAGCGATTTCTCCGGTTTTGATGTCGAGGTTTTCTACGTCTATTTCACCGGAGATGAGTTTGGGGAGGAGTAGGTCGCGGGTTTGGCGGAGGTTATCGTTTTTAGATTGTAATAATTCAATTTGAGAAAAGACATCCGAAATAAAACTTGCAAATTCTTTTTGAATTTTAGGATCAGATACAATAATTTTGAGATTGTTTAATATAGTCAAGGTCAGAAACTTGGTTGCTGCTCCAGTAGAAATACTTTTTAGGTGATCTAATTGCGCTTGTATAGCGAAATATAAGTAATAATTTGTAACTAATTTTGAATCTAAAGTACGAATAACATAGGTTCTCTGATATACGTCAAATTTACCTTTAAAATATTTGATATGGAATATTCCATTTGCATTATTACCCGCTAGCAAAACACATTCAGTATTAAAAGAATAGGTATCTGTTCTTAATATATCTTGAGAGCAAGTAAAAAAAGGATAACTACCATTATGTTTAGCTGCATTAGAATTCAGCTTTCCAGTTTGGAACGATACAAGTTTACCTAAAAGTACAACTTCCCAACCTTCAGGAATTAAACCCAATTCTGAATCAACCATTTTGACTTGTTCGTGTCCGGGGAAACGGAAGTTAACGAACCATTCACGGTAGAGCGATCGCGCCATTTCTTCTAATATCTTAATTCGTCGTGTATTGTTTTCGATTAGGTCATCATAAGTTGAGAGAATAGCAGCAATTTTGCGTTGTATTGGGAGAGGTGGAAACCTAACAGGGATTGTATGAATATGGTTTCTGTTCAATGTTGGATTTGCTGCACCACAATCATACTGCTCTAAATGTAGAGTTTGAAGGAAATAGTATGCAAACTTTTCATGGTTTCCGTGAAAATCTTTTACCCAAAGCGTAGTGTCAGTCGGCCAAAAATCCTGAGTAGCAAAAAAAACCGTACCCAGGGTTCCTTTTCTACCTATAACAACACCAGGAGCTTTCACTTTAAAATCGCTATGTTTACCACCAAAGCCAGATGAAAAAATTACATCATATTTTCCAGGTGTTAATTCTTTCTTGGTGATATCAAAGCCTCTTTGAAAGGTAATTAATTCACCTAGATTTGCTTCTTTCCAATTCATTAAATTTATCCTTTTCCCTCATTAACTTTTAAGAACTAGCATCAATGACCAACTGTTTAAACAAAGAAACTGAAATAATTTTAGTATCTTCCCAGGTTTTTACTTCAGTTAAATCTCTATCTCCTGTAATCAAAAAATCAGCCTTAGCCACCACAGCACAAGCCAGAAACTTAGCATCTTTTCTATCTCTAGGGAAATCTACCTCAACATTTACTTCTAAAACTGTAGTAAATTGCTCTATAAAAGTTAACCACTCTGTCCGTATTTCTTCCGTTAAAGGAAACTTGGGACGATTTAAAACTTCCTTGTATTCAGTTAAAATCTCTGGTGATATAATCCATTCATAATTAGGATGATCAGCCACAAACTGAATCACAATTCTCGGATTGCGTCCTTTTAGAACAGCAGATACTAAGACATTGGTATCAATAATAACTTTCATTCTCCTCTACGATAAGCCTCAATTTCTGCGGTAATTTCTTCTTCAGTAATATCTTCTACTCCTGGTAAAGCCTGGGTGCGGTCAAATAATTCTCGTAACTTTCGACTCATTTCTGCACGGGGATTTTCTTCTGCTAAAATAATCACCTCTACTCGCTGTCCAGGTTGAAAAGGTAAATCTGATAAAATCACCTGTTTCGGGTCTTCTATCGTGATGTAAGCTTTATAAGCATTCATAAATAGTTCCTCTTAATTAACGGCTGAAAGTTTAATCTCATTTTCCTTAACTTAATTATACTCATCCCTCAAACCCCTAAAATTTGCGCGATATTCTCAGCAATTCGTTCTTCTAACTCCCTCGCCTCAACATTTAAACTCTCCAATTCCTCATTCAATTCTTCCAACTTTTCAGCAAAATCAAAATCCTCCACCGGACGTTCGGCGACGCCCACATAACGCCCAGGATTCAAACTCCAACCCTGCGCCTCAATTTCCGCCCTTGTCGCCACCCGACATAACCCCGCCACATCTTGATAAGCTCCTTCTGGAAAATAAGTATCGAGTAAAATTTTACTGCCATTTTTTGTGTCCGGTGCTTCCCCTCGGTACAATCTCACAATATTAGAAATAAATTCTACCTGTTCATCCGTAAACTCGCGGTGGGCGCGGTCAATTTGTCGGTAAATGTGCCGCCCATCAATAAATAAAACCTTTTCTTTCCGATGTGTTTTCGCCTTTCCCTTATCCAAAAACCACAACGTACAAGGCAATGTTACCGTATAAAAGAAATTAGAACTAACGGCAATCATCACATCCACCGCCCCAGTTTTTATCAATTCCTGCCGAATCTCCAATTCAGAACCCCGTGCATCCGAGGCAGAATTCGCCATCACAAACCCCGCCCGTCCCGTATTGTTTAAAGCTGTATAAAACAACTGAATCCAAAGATAATTCGCATTGTCTACCTTCGGTTTAGCGAAAGGAAATCTAGGATCATTTTCCAATTTTTTATTATCCACTCCATCCACATTAAACGGTGGATTTGCCATCACAAAATCAAACTGCCCCACGCAGTTGTGGATATCCTCATAATAGGTATTCCCCTGTCGGATATTCCGTAAACCCGAAATCCCATGTACCGCCAAGTTCATCTGACACAGTTTAACGGTTCCTTCCGTCTTTTCCTGACCGTAAACACTAATAGCAGTATTCGGGTCACGTCCTAACTTTTCCCTGACCCGCATCGCACTTTGCACAAACATTCCCCCCGCCCCACAAGCCGGGTCGAGTATTAATCCGTGATCTGGTTCAATGACTTCAACTATTAACTTAACCACCGAAATCGGCGTAAAAAATTCCCCGCCTTTTTGTCCTTCCTTCTGGGCAAAATTACTTAAAAAATATTGATAAATTTCCCCAAAGGCATCCTCACCAATTTCTGCTAATTTAATTCGATTAAACGTTTTTAATAACTCTCGCAGCGTTGGTTTTTCTAAACGATTATAATCTTTAAGTAAAATTCCCTTTAATTCTTCATTTTCATCTTCTATTGCTTTCATCGCTTGATTAATGGCTGTACCAATATCTTCAGCTTCCGGCAAATTCAGCAAATAATCAAACCGGGCTTTTTCTGTTAAAAATAACGCCCCTTTCGCCTGATAGTCCAGCTTTCCCACACTGCGGCGACGGGTACTCACCCCCGCTAATTCTTGTTCAACCAAACTGAATTTATAATCCGCATAACGTAAGAAAATCAGCCCCAATACGGGTACAGAATATTCCGAGGGTTTGAGTTTGGAATTCGCCCGCAGTTCATCGGCGGCTTCCCAAAGGCGTTTTTCGAGTTCGGTATAATTAGCAGGCATTTATCAATCGTTAATCGTACAATTATTGTATAGCGCTACGCGCAAGGGAACAGGGAACAGTAAGAATTGAAAGGGTTTTATGGAACATATCAATTATCGAGATACAGGTTTAACCTGTTCTAAAAATTGTTGTAATTCCTCCCCTTCAATGACTTCTGTTTTCAATACTTTGCCAGCAATTTCATCTAATAATTCTCGGTTGTAATTCAAAATTGCTAACGCTTTTTGATGAGCATTATTAACAATATCTTTCACCTCATCATCAATGGCTTCTGCGGTTTTTTCACTCATGGGACGGCGAAGATTAGCATCAGCATTACCTAAAAAATTATTCTGTTTGGCTTTTTCATAAGCTAAGGGTCCCAAGGCTTTACTCATGCCATAATTAAGTACCATTCTTTCGGCTAATTCCGTAGCCCGTTGTAGGTCATCCGATGCGCCATTGGTAACAGTTCCAAAGATTAATTCTTCAGCAGCCCGTCCCCCTAATAGCATGGCAATTTGTTCGCGGAATTCCAGTTCATCCATTAAAAAACGGTCTTCCGTTGGCATTCTTAAGGTATATCCTAACGCGGACATTCCCCTGGGTACAATGGAAATTTTAGTCACTTTTCCCCCTCCCGGCATTAACGCCCCGACTATCGCATGACCAACTTCATGATAGGCGACAATTTTCTTCTCTTTTTCATTCAACACACGGCTGCGTTTTTCTAACCCAGCAACCACCCGTTCAATGGCTTCA
This is a stretch of genomic DNA from Planktothrix tepida PCC 9214. It encodes these proteins:
- a CDS encoding type I restriction-modification system subunit M, which encodes MPANYTELEKRLWEAADELRANSKLKPSEYSVPVLGLIFLRYADYKFSLVEQELAGVSTRRRSVGKLDYQAKGALFLTEKARFDYLLNLPEAEDIGTAINQAMKAIEDENEELKGILLKDYNRLEKPTLRELLKTFNRIKLAEIGEDAFGEIYQYFLSNFAQKEGQKGGEFFTPISVVKLIVEVIEPDHGLILDPACGAGGMFVQSAMRVREKLGRDPNTAISVYGQEKTEGTVKLCQMNLAVHGISGLRNIRQGNTYYEDIHNCVGQFDFVMANPPFNVDGVDNKKLENDPRFPFAKPKVDNANYLWIQLFYTALNNTGRAGFVMANSASDARGSELEIRQELIKTGAVDVMIAVSSNFFYTVTLPCTLWFLDKGKAKTHRKEKVLFIDGRHIYRQIDRAHREFTDEQVEFISNIVRLYRGEAPDTKNGSKILLDTYFPEGAYQDVAGLCRVATRAEIEAQGWSLNPGRYVGVAERPVEDFDFAEKLEELNEELESLNVEARELEERIAENIAQILGV
- a CDS encoding restriction endonuclease subunit S, with product MNWKEANLGELITFQRGFDITKKELTPGKYDVIFSSGFGGKHSDFKVKAPGVVIGRKGTLGTVFFATQDFWPTDTTLWVKDFHGNHEKFAYYFLQTLHLEQYDCGAANPTLNRNHIHTIPVRFPPLPIQRKIAAILSTYDDLIENNTRRIKILEEMARSLYREWFVNFRFPGHEQVKMVDSELGLIPEGWEVVLLGKLVSFQTGKLNSNAAKHNGSYPFFTCSQDILRTDTYSFNTECVLLAGNNANGIFHIKYFKGKFDVYQRTYVIRTLDSKLVTNYYLYFAIQAQLDHLKSISTGAATKFLTLTILNNLKIIVSDPKIQKEFASFISDVFSQIELLQSKNDNLRQTRDLLLPKLISGEIDVENLDIKTGEIAA
- a CDS encoding putative toxin-antitoxin system toxin component, PIN family: MKVIIDTNVLVSAVLKGRNPRIVIQFVADHPNYEWIISPEILTEYKEVLNRPKFPLTEEIRTEWLTFIEQFTTVLEVNVEVDFPRDRKDAKFLACAVVAKADFLITGDRDLTEVKTWEDTKIISVSLFKQLVIDASS